A genomic window from Ignavibacteria bacterium includes:
- the grpE gene encoding nucleotide exchange factor GrpE, translating to MTKNKKEKQEKPSEQPKEKEIKINGAEEQPEENSGPESANAELEKQAAQYKDLYLRTAAEFENYKRRTDAERAEFFAYAGEKVLSDMLPVLDDFDRTMNSFEQSHDKDALKKGIDLVYAKFRAVLEKQGLKPMDSDGKKFDVNLHEAILQQPDETKEPETVLTTVEKGYHLKDKVLRHAKVVVSSKPE from the coding sequence ATGACAAAGAATAAAAAGGAAAAACAGGAAAAACCTTCAGAACAGCCGAAGGAAAAGGAAATTAAAATCAACGGGGCAGAAGAGCAGCCTGAAGAAAATTCAGGACCAGAAAGCGCTAATGCAGAGCTTGAAAAGCAGGCTGCGCAGTATAAAGACCTGTACTTAAGAACAGCTGCTGAGTTTGAAAACTATAAAAGAAGAACAGATGCAGAGCGCGCAGAATTTTTTGCTTACGCAGGAGAAAAAGTTCTTTCTGATATGCTTCCTGTTCTTGATGATTTTGACAGGACAATGAATTCATTTGAGCAAAGCCATGATAAGGATGCTTTAAAAAAAGGTATAGATCTGGTTTATGCCAAGTTCAGGGCTGTGCTTGAAAAACAGGGCTTAAAGCCAATGGATTCAGACGGCAAAAAATTTGACGTGAATCTGCATGAAGCTATATTACAGCAGCCTGATGAAACTAAAGAGCCTGAAACTGTTCTGACAACAGTAGAAAAGGGATATCACCTTAAGGATAAAGTTTTAAGGCATGCAAAGGTTGTAGTATCATCAAAACCGGAGTAA
- the dnaJ gene encoding molecular chaperone DnaJ codes for MAKRDYYEILGVHKQATEIEIKTSYRKLAMKYHPDRNPGNTEAEEKFKEAAEAYEVLSDPNKRARYDQFGHAGMRGSGFEQGFGNVNDIFSHFSDIFGGGSIFDEIFGSGGQRRHSGRHKQPGIQGNDLRINLKLTLEEIAAGVEKTLKVKRFEKCEHCHGSGAKASSGTSECTTCNGSGEVRTVSRSMFGQFVNIQVCPTCGGEGRVIKEKCQHCHGEGRERREATIKVNIPAGVSSGNYIPLRGEGDAGIRGGNSGDLIVLIEEAEHKHFIREQDDILLDLTISITDAVLGTEAEIPVLGGTVMLKIDPGTQPGKILRLRDKGIKHLNHSGKGDQLVHINIYIPTKLTSKEKDMFKELGRSEHLKPKGKQSEKGSKGFFSKVKDSFS; via the coding sequence TTGGCAAAAAGAGATTATTACGAAATACTGGGCGTTCATAAACAGGCAACTGAAATAGAAATTAAAACTTCATACAGGAAGCTTGCAATGAAGTATCACCCTGACAGGAATCCGGGTAATACTGAAGCAGAAGAAAAATTCAAAGAAGCCGCCGAAGCATACGAAGTTTTGAGTGACCCCAACAAACGCGCCAGGTATGACCAGTTTGGACATGCCGGTATGCGCGGAAGCGGATTTGAACAGGGCTTTGGCAATGTGAACGATATTTTCAGCCACTTCAGTGATATTTTCGGCGGCGGAAGCATCTTTGATGAGATATTCGGTTCCGGCGGACAAAGAAGGCACAGCGGAAGGCATAAACAGCCGGGTATCCAGGGCAATGACCTCAGAATTAATCTGAAGCTTACACTTGAAGAAATTGCAGCCGGTGTTGAAAAAACTCTGAAGGTAAAAAGATTTGAAAAGTGTGAGCACTGCCATGGTAGCGGGGCTAAAGCTTCATCAGGTACTTCTGAATGTACAACATGTAACGGCAGCGGAGAAGTGAGAACAGTATCACGTTCCATGTTCGGGCAGTTTGTGAACATTCAGGTATGTCCAACTTGCGGCGGCGAAGGAAGGGTCATAAAAGAAAAATGCCAGCATTGCCACGGCGAAGGAAGGGAACGCAGGGAAGCAACCATAAAAGTTAACATTCCGGCAGGAGTTTCCTCAGGTAACTATATTCCGCTGCGCGGTGAAGGAGATGCCGGTATCAGGGGCGGAAATTCAGGCGACCTGATTGTACTTATTGAAGAAGCAGAACATAAACATTTTATCCGTGAACAGGATGATATTCTTCTTGATCTGACTATAAGCATAACAGATGCTGTGCTTGGAACAGAAGCAGAGATCCCGGTGCTTGGCGGAACAGTAATGCTTAAAATAGATCCGGGCACCCAGCCGGGTAAAATATTACGTCTTCGTGATAAAGGTATTAAGCATCTTAACCATTCAGGCAAAGGCGATCAGCTGGTACATATCAACATTTACATTCCGACGAAATTAACTTCCAAAGAAAAAGATATGTTCAAAGAGCTTGGCCGCTCAGAGCATCTTAAGCCAAAAGGCAAGCAGTCTGAAAAAGGTTCAAAGGGATTTTTCAGTAAAGTAAAAGATTCATTTTCATAA
- a CDS encoding helix-hairpin-helix domain-containing protein has product MKNLLKRTGLNTKELSVIGFLLITFAAGLVIKYSGLKAPNEYDYSQTDKNFESRLKSSFEELKQTDSSRDSSALIRAEEIKSLADSLGIVVEQNDKSKRSLKPGTRININTSLAAELEMLPGIGKVMAERIVEYRETHGLFGSVNAIKRVPGIGEKKFADIKDFIVTE; this is encoded by the coding sequence ATGAAAAATCTATTAAAGCGGACCGGGCTTAACACAAAGGAACTTTCGGTAATAGGATTTTTACTGATCACATTTGCAGCAGGATTAGTAATAAAATACTCCGGATTAAAAGCGCCTAATGAATATGATTACAGCCAAACGGATAAAAATTTTGAAAGCCGGCTAAAAAGCTCATTTGAAGAGCTTAAACAGACTGATTCTTCGCGTGACAGTAGCGCTTTAATAAGGGCAGAGGAAATAAAATCACTTGCCGATAGCCTGGGAATTGTAGTAGAGCAAAATGATAAGAGCAAAAGATCTTTAAAGCCGGGCACAAGGATAAATATTAACACCTCACTTGCTGCAGAGCTTGAAATGCTTCCCGGAATTGGCAAGGTAATGGCTGAAAGGATAGTAGAATACAGGGAAACTCATGGGCTGTTTGGTTCAGTGAATGCAATTAAAAGGGTCCCCGGGATCGGAGAAAAAAAATTTGCCGATATAAAGGATTTTATAGTAACTGAATAA
- the pilM gene encoding pilus assembly protein PilM, whose translation MSKTLGIGFSGSRINFTELSGNSKNPKVDHIESARVDFNFEEELGKFKSSQKDLTNISSEISTYITKRNLDIKKAGLTISSSQAFMIILPVDYSEGKQSINSKIYWELSNYFPDTYNDYLINTYRLNNVLPCKNSDDFLIIAVPKNTVEFIKRIFKICSLELSVIDIDHFSAENTIRLNYEEKMKGKNIMLIGLKNGRIDYGFIENMKYKFYTHSRYYNDTEFNLSLTRKLNSLIKDEPVMSTTDELFFYGDDIKEDTIEAVEKLGYPVNIINPFESFSASDVFLKNEKLRKISYRYSASCGIALRNIEHT comes from the coding sequence TTGAGCAAAACATTAGGAATAGGATTTTCCGGCAGCAGGATAAATTTTACGGAGTTATCGGGTAACTCAAAAAATCCGAAAGTTGACCATATTGAATCAGCCCGGGTGGATTTTAACTTTGAAGAAGAGCTGGGAAAATTTAAAAGCAGCCAGAAAGATCTTACGAACATTTCCAGTGAAATAAGCACATATATTACAAAAAGGAACCTGGATATAAAAAAGGCAGGGCTTACAATCAGCTCATCCCAGGCATTTATGATAATTCTGCCGGTAGATTATTCAGAAGGCAAACAGTCAATAAACTCAAAAATTTATTGGGAGCTTTCAAACTACTTCCCGGATACTTACAATGATTACCTGATAAATACATACAGGCTTAATAATGTGCTGCCCTGCAAAAACAGCGATGACTTCCTGATAATAGCAGTACCAAAAAATACAGTCGAGTTCATTAAACGTATATTCAAGATCTGTTCACTCGAGCTGAGCGTTATTGATATAGATCATTTTTCGGCGGAAAATACCATCAGGCTTAATTACGAAGAAAAGATGAAGGGTAAAAATATAATGCTTATAGGGCTTAAAAACGGGCGGATAGATTACGGCTTCATTGAAAATATGAAGTATAAATTCTATACTCATTCCAGGTATTACAACGATACTGAGTTTAATCTAAGCCTAACAAGAAAGCTTAACAGCCTGATAAAAGACGAGCCGGTAATGAGTACTACGGATGAGCTTTTCTTTTACGGGGATGACATAAAAGAAGATACAATAGAGGCTGTTGAAAAGCTTGGATACCCCGTAAACATAATTAATCCTTTTGAAAGCTTCAGCGCTTCTGATGTTTTCCTCAAGAATGAAAAGCTTCGCAAGATATCTTACAGGTATTCAGCAAGCTGCGGAATTGCATTAAGAAATATTGAACATACTTAA
- a CDS encoding RsmD family RNA methyltransferase, whose protein sequence is MRIIGGKFRSRKVHSAHEPNSCIKGNISGYRPTTDRARETLFNVLNNIIDFDKTVCLDLFAGSGAIGFELISRGAESCDMVENSVKQVNNIKKTAMELGCAEKISIYEENVLTFLKRHNNKFYDIIFADPPYNYEFYNELTKEILNTQFTIFILEHAGESAGMFNLNDFEVKHRNVGMTNFTILIKKEQ, encoded by the coding sequence ATGAGGATCATAGGCGGTAAGTTCAGATCGAGAAAAGTTCATTCAGCCCACGAACCAAACAGCTGTATTAAAGGAAATATTTCGGGTTACAGACCCACAACAGACAGAGCAAGAGAAACCCTTTTTAATGTTTTAAATAATATAATTGATTTTGATAAGACCGTTTGTCTGGATCTTTTTGCAGGCTCAGGAGCAATTGGGTTTGAGCTTATCAGCCGCGGAGCAGAAAGCTGTGATATGGTTGAAAATTCAGTTAAACAGGTAAACAATATCAAAAAAACAGCAATGGAGCTTGGATGCGCTGAAAAAATCAGCATTTATGAAGAGAATGTTCTGACATTTTTAAAGCGCCACAATAATAAGTTTTACGATATAATTTTTGCTGACCCGCCGTATAATTACGAATTCTACAATGAGCTGACCAAAGAAATACTGAACACTCAGTTTACAATTTTTATCCTGGAACATGCCGGCGAAAGCGCCGGTATGTTTAACCTGAATGATTTTGAAGTAAAACACAGAAATGTGGGAATGACGAATTTTACAATTCTAATTAAAAAAGAGCAATGA
- the coaD gene encoding pantetheine-phosphate adenylyltransferase has translation MSKPNTAESLISVYPGTFDPLTYGHLDVIERAAKLFSTVIIAAAESTSKNTVLDINERISVIEGSVKHISNCRVEKFSGLLVDFAKQKNASVLIRGLRAVSDFEYEFQMALTNRKISPETETVFLMPSEKYSYISSTLVREIARFGGDITDFVPAPALKMMQSKFKK, from the coding sequence ATGAGCAAACCAAATACTGCAGAAAGTCTGATATCAGTTTACCCCGGAACTTTTGATCCTTTAACTTACGGACACCTGGATGTTATTGAAAGGGCGGCAAAGTTATTCAGCACTGTAATAATTGCTGCAGCTGAAAGCACTTCAAAGAACACAGTTCTGGATATTAATGAGAGGATCTCTGTAATTGAAGGTTCAGTAAAGCATATTTCAAACTGCAGGGTAGAAAAATTCAGCGGTTTGCTGGTTGATTTTGCAAAACAGAAAAATGCTTCTGTATTGATCCGCGGGTTAAGGGCTGTATCAGATTTTGAATATGAGTTTCAGATGGCATTGACCAACAGAAAAATTTCGCCTGAAACTGAAACAGTTTTCCTGATGCCTTCAGAAAAATATTCTTACATAAGCTCAACACTTGTCAGGGAAATTGCCAGGTTTGGCGGTGATATTACTGATTTTGTGCCGGCTCCGGCATTAAAGATGATGCAAAGTAAGTTTAAAAAGTGA
- a CDS encoding alpha/beta fold hydrolase — protein sequence MIKLINDLKIPGDYGLINSSLYFGDIINTNIYNGLPLLIFAHGFKGFKDWGGFPYFCEKLAEQGFAVLSFNFSHNGVEATAPMEFTRLDLFAENTHSIELSDLDAVINFLPQLSEKYPGKFDIDKMGLIGHSRGGGLSVVAAAEHPGIKALVTLAAVGDFDRYTAEQKKRWREKGFIEIPNTRTNQMMRMNISLLDDIENNSERLSIVNAAAKLQIPWLIIHGKEDLAVKFTDAEKLFAASDKQKTELKNLENTGHTFGVEHPFKGTTNAFEEVIDTTSDFFKKKL from the coding sequence ATGATAAAATTAATTAATGACCTGAAAATTCCCGGAGATTACGGATTAATTAACTCTTCACTATATTTTGGCGATATAATAAATACTAATATCTATAACGGTTTGCCATTATTAATTTTCGCACATGGCTTTAAAGGATTCAAAGACTGGGGCGGTTTTCCGTATTTTTGTGAAAAACTGGCTGAACAGGGTTTTGCTGTATTGAGCTTTAATTTCTCACATAATGGCGTTGAAGCAACTGCGCCAATGGAGTTTACAAGGCTTGATCTGTTTGCCGAAAATACCCACTCTATAGAATTAAGCGACCTGGATGCGGTTATAAATTTTCTGCCGCAGCTATCAGAAAAATATCCCGGTAAATTTGATATTGATAAAATGGGGCTTATTGGACACTCTCGCGGCGGAGGGCTTTCAGTAGTAGCTGCAGCTGAACATCCGGGCATTAAAGCACTTGTTACACTGGCTGCTGTTGGTGATTTTGACCGTTATACCGCAGAGCAGAAAAAACGCTGGCGTGAAAAAGGGTTCATAGAAATTCCCAATACAAGAACCAACCAGATGATGAGAATGAATATATCTCTTCTTGATGATATAGAAAATAATTCAGAAAGACTAAGCATTGTTAATGCAGCAGCAAAGCTGCAAATTCCCTGGCTCATCATTCACGGCAAAGAAGACCTTGCTGTTAAATTCACAGACGCTGAAAAATTATTCGCAGCATCAGATAAACAGAAAACGGAATTAAAAAATCTAGAAAATACCGGACATACTTTCGGTGTGGAACATCCATTTAAAGGTACAACAAATGCTTTTGAAGAAGTGATCGATACAACATCAGATTTTTTTAAAAAGAAACTGTAA
- a CDS encoding T9SS type A sorting domain-containing protein: MKKFNSALGVFMLAIMLFAGSVNAQLRLSGNQTDNNNYIEPVNFLPNSVLFNQMDSVGGTGTASQQFPDFSNNVIESAEDFIVPAGVSWRIDSIDVGGQWSIAGPMVTIRYNIYSDSGNAGIRPGTLLFADSMIVPITALNNASPTFRLPTPRTLTGGASGTKYWISVMTVHSFAATGQWFWSTRRTRLSPCVLRDPGNLLAGGTAWRITTTTPNQGVQIRLRGEVLTPPAPGPQTTICRSVNLPINDNQWTRDSIQVLLGSGCVITDVNVRIDTVIHTWDADLSFYLNKGAVTSLLINKRGSSGDNFIGTILNDSAANPISGGTAPFTGSFRPETPLAPFNFGAGQGDGYWRLSISDTANGDTGALRRWCLVISYTCPTGGIQTVEIPNYYSLSQNYPNPFNPSTSIKFTMPKGDNVKLVVFDVLGREVTTLVNEFRNSGTYEVNFDASMFSSGVYFYRIDTGEFTDTKRMLLVK, encoded by the coding sequence ATGAAGAAATTTAATTCCGCTTTAGGTGTTTTTATGCTGGCTATTATGCTGTTTGCAGGCAGTGTTAATGCTCAGTTAAGACTTTCAGGAAACCAGACAGACAATAATAATTATATTGAACCTGTTAACTTCCTCCCAAATTCAGTTTTATTCAACCAGATGGATTCAGTTGGTGGTACAGGTACCGCTTCACAGCAGTTCCCTGACTTCTCAAACAACGTTATTGAATCTGCTGAAGATTTTATCGTTCCTGCCGGCGTAAGCTGGAGAATTGACAGTATCGATGTTGGCGGCCAGTGGAGCATTGCAGGTCCAATGGTAACAATAAGATATAACATTTATTCAGATTCAGGTAATGCAGGTATCAGACCCGGAACATTATTATTCGCAGATTCAATGATCGTTCCTATCACTGCATTGAACAATGCAAGTCCTACTTTCAGACTGCCAACACCGCGTACATTAACAGGCGGAGCTAGCGGAACAAAATACTGGATCTCAGTTATGACAGTTCATTCATTTGCAGCAACAGGGCAGTGGTTCTGGTCAACAAGACGCACAAGATTATCACCATGTGTATTAAGAGATCCGGGTAACCTGCTTGCAGGCGGAACTGCATGGAGAATTACAACAACAACACCTAACCAGGGCGTACAGATAAGATTAAGAGGCGAAGTTTTAACTCCCCCGGCTCCGGGACCGCAGACAACTATTTGCAGAAGCGTAAACTTACCAATTAATGACAACCAGTGGACCAGGGATTCAATCCAGGTTCTTCTTGGTTCAGGTTGCGTTATCACAGATGTAAATGTAAGAATTGATACAGTTATACATACTTGGGATGCTGATCTTTCATTCTACTTAAACAAAGGCGCAGTTACATCATTACTTATTAATAAAAGAGGCTCTTCAGGTGATAACTTCATCGGAACTATACTTAATGATTCAGCAGCAAATCCAATTTCAGGCGGTACAGCTCCTTTCACAGGATCATTCAGACCTGAAACCCCGCTTGCACCGTTCAACTTCGGCGCTGGCCAGGGCGATGGTTACTGGAGACTTTCAATCAGTGATACAGCAAATGGCGATACCGGTGCTTTAAGAAGATGGTGTCTGGTTATTTCCTATACCTGTCCAACAGGCGGAATTCAGACCGTAGAGATCCCGAATTACTACAGCTTAAGCCAGAACTATCCGAATCCGTTCAACCCCTCAACATCAATTAAGTTCACAATGCCTAAAGGCGATAACGTGAAATTAGTTGTATTTGATGTATTGGGCAGAGAAGTAACAACTTTGGTAAATGAATTCAGAAATTCAGGAACATATGAAGTTAATTTTGATGCATCAATGTTTTCATCAGGCGTTTACTTCTACAGAATTGACACAGGTGAGTTTACTGATACAAAGAGAATGCTTTTAGTGAAATAA
- a CDS encoding T9SS type A sorting domain-containing protein, with the protein MKNRLLFFFSVIVVFAVVLGFYYGGDNRNDSAPLTGNTVTVEGDMVGGWSAGANIPSSHTFGAAGTFVRNDTAWLFCYSNSPASTLLQRYNSRTNTWSTMAPAPNTLDRAAGVVLGDTLYIFGGANASSVYQSSVMRYHIPSNTWSAGNPMPVAKGWGKAVAYQDSLIFIAGGYDGTNVANTPLLYNRITGQYRNCTNMPGTRFGGGFAVTGDTLVYIGGADATLLYNQTYVGVISQSNRSTITWTTGIPAPAPFSPAIFRTDAMNWGCRGVILVHGSTTTAFTGVNGCAVYSPGANTYTPQANMLTGALYAGVGSARFTGNIYRLFVAGGYNNAYLTNTQIFTDTLCPAPPPGPQTTICRSVNLPIIDNAWTRDSIQVTLGSGCVITDVNVRIDTVIHTWDSDLSFYLNKGAVSSLIIDNVGSSGDNFIGTVLNDSASTPIASGTAPFTGQFRPSNPLAPFNFGAGQGDGYWRLSISDTANGDTGSLRRWCLVISYNCPVGGIQTVEIPNYYSLSQNYPNPFNPSTSIKFTMPQGDNVKLVIFDILGREVKTLVNEFRNSGTYEVNFDASLLASGVYFYRLEAGEFTDTKRMLLVK; encoded by the coding sequence ATGAAGAATCGGTTATTATTCTTTTTTTCAGTTATCGTTGTTTTTGCGGTAGTTCTCGGCTTTTATTATGGCGGAGATAACCGTAATGATTCAGCTCCTTTAACAGGTAACACTGTTACAGTTGAAGGTGATATGGTAGGCGGATGGTCAGCTGGCGCTAACATCCCTTCAAGCCATACATTCGGAGCTGCAGGCACATTTGTAAGAAATGATACTGCATGGCTGTTCTGCTACTCAAACAGTCCCGCTTCAACACTTCTTCAGAGATATAATTCCAGAACCAACACTTGGTCAACAATGGCTCCTGCTCCAAATACACTTGACAGAGCAGCAGGCGTGGTTCTTGGCGATACTCTTTATATTTTCGGCGGAGCAAACGCAAGCAGCGTTTACCAGTCATCAGTAATGAGATATCACATTCCTTCAAACACATGGTCAGCAGGTAACCCGATGCCGGTTGCAAAAGGCTGGGGAAAAGCTGTTGCTTACCAGGATAGCTTGATATTTATTGCCGGCGGTTATGACGGAACCAATGTTGCCAATACACCGCTTCTTTATAACAGGATAACAGGCCAGTACAGAAACTGTACAAACATGCCCGGAACAAGGTTCGGAGGCGGTTTTGCAGTAACAGGCGATACTTTAGTATATATCGGCGGAGCTGATGCAACATTACTGTATAACCAGACATATGTTGGTGTTATCAGCCAGTCAAACAGAAGCACAATTACCTGGACAACAGGTATTCCTGCTCCTGCACCGTTCTCACCGGCTATCTTCAGAACAGATGCAATGAACTGGGGATGCAGAGGCGTTATATTAGTACACGGAAGTACAACAACAGCATTTACAGGCGTTAACGGCTGCGCAGTTTACAGCCCGGGCGCAAACACGTATACCCCACAGGCTAACATGTTAACCGGCGCTTTATATGCAGGTGTTGGAAGCGCAAGATTTACAGGCAATATTTACAGGCTTTTTGTTGCAGGCGGTTATAACAACGCTTATTTAACTAACACACAGATCTTCACAGATACTCTTTGCCCCGCACCGCCTCCGGGACCGCAGACAACGATCTGCAGAAGCGTAAATCTGCCAATAATTGATAATGCATGGACAAGAGATTCAATCCAGGTAACTTTAGGTTCAGGCTGCGTTATCACAGATGTAAATGTAAGAATTGATACAGTTATTCATACATGGGATTCTGACCTTTCATTCTATTTAAACAAAGGCGCAGTATCATCATTAATAATAGATAACGTTGGAAGCTCCGGCGATAATTTCATTGGTACCGTTCTTAACGATTCAGCATCAACACCAATTGCATCAGGAACAGCTCCTTTCACAGGACAGTTCAGACCTTCTAACCCGCTTGCACCATTCAATTTCGGCGCTGGCCAGGGCGATGGTTACTGGAGACTTTCTATCAGTGATACAGCAAACGGTGATACAGGTTCATTAAGAAGATGGTGTTTGGTTATTTCCTATAACTGCCCGGTAGGCGGAATTCAGACTGTTGAAATCCCGAACTACTACAGTTTAAGCCAGAACTATCCGAATCCGTTCAACCCGTCAACATCAATTAAGTTCACAATGCCCCAGGGCGATAACGTGAAATTAGTTATATTTGATATTCTCGGAAGAGAAGTTAAAACTCTGGTAAATGAATTCAGAAATTCAGGTACCTACGAAGTTAATTTTGACGCTTCACTTCTTGCATCGGGTGTTTATTTCTACAGGCTTGAAGCCGGTGAGTTCACCGATACAAAGAGAATGTTACTCGTAAAATAA
- a CDS encoding T9SS type A sorting domain-containing protein, with protein MKQLTILFLLLSGLIFSAFSQENPIFIGSKTGLQENRNLSFNPGDTNLYVNGVWSRLNDMPQSLLGTNTYYDSLSGRILICGGSNSSGVPTDTCRWYDLNSGTYTQAASLPEPRWSGKLVKVKDALYLVGSIDSTFTSADGLIFKFSLLTGTWSIADTLPAPFVHEAAVSVINDSLIAVIGGSVSGFSGAINLVRIYNPAFNTWINSNVYPINITTAHSEFNKTEFDTSLFVAGGYSAGFVNSVFKGNVNLYSADTIKITWQLFSNLPFSVPVYRVCGARWQDFMLIGPGMNGSASVNEIWGLRFQDTIGVWTGFLPVSGDTTANISSFAPVTGLDSNYFYLFGGFKNPNALNIAQKYSFITPPPIGINNISSNIPSEFRLYQNYPNPFNPVTKVRFDYVKTDDNNISFDVFDITGRQVYSYKFTALSSGTYELEFDGKDLASGLYIYRISNNVHSIAKKMILLK; from the coding sequence ATGAAACAGCTAACTATCCTTTTTTTATTACTATCAGGCTTAATATTCAGCGCATTTTCGCAGGAAAACCCTATTTTTATCGGATCCAAAACCGGTTTACAGGAAAACAGGAATTTATCATTCAACCCCGGTGATACGAACCTGTATGTAAACGGAGTATGGAGCAGGCTGAATGATATGCCGCAATCATTACTTGGAACAAATACATATTATGATTCTCTATCAGGACGGATATTAATTTGCGGCGGTTCAAATTCATCGGGAGTTCCGACTGATACATGCCGGTGGTATGATCTGAACAGCGGTACATATACACAGGCAGCTTCGCTGCCGGAGCCCAGATGGTCAGGTAAGCTGGTAAAAGTAAAGGATGCACTTTATCTTGTTGGCTCAATTGATTCAACCTTTACATCTGCAGACGGACTGATATTTAAATTTTCACTCTTAACCGGCACATGGTCAATAGCAGATACTTTACCGGCGCCGTTTGTTCACGAAGCTGCTGTGAGTGTTATCAATGACAGTCTTATTGCTGTTATCGGCGGCTCAGTATCCGGATTTTCAGGGGCAATAAACCTGGTTCGAATTTATAATCCTGCTTTCAATACATGGATCAATTCAAATGTTTATCCCATAAATATCACAACTGCGCATTCAGAGTTCAACAAAACAGAATTTGATACTTCGCTTTTTGTAGCCGGCGGTTACAGTGCCGGTTTTGTAAATTCTGTTTTTAAAGGAAATGTGAATTTATACAGCGCAGATACTATTAAAATTACCTGGCAGCTTTTTTCCAATTTACCGTTCAGCGTGCCTGTTTACCGGGTTTGCGGAGCCAGGTGGCAGGATTTTATGCTGATAGGTCCGGGGATGAACGGTTCTGCTTCTGTGAATGAGATATGGGGATTAAGGTTTCAGGATACTATAGGGGTGTGGACCGGATTTCTTCCGGTTTCAGGAGATACTACGGCTAATATATCATCGTTTGCACCGGTAACAGGTTTAGACTCGAATTATTTTTATTTATTTGGCGGGTTTAAAAATCCCAATGCGCTTAATATAGCGCAGAAATATTCTTTTATTACCCCGCCGCCAATTGGCATAAATAACATATCATCAAATATTCCGTCAGAGTTCAGGCTTTACCAGAATTATCCAAACCCGTTCAATCCGGTTACAAAAGTAAGATTTGATTATGTTAAAACGGATGATAACAATATTAGCTTTGATGTATTTGATATTACAGGCAGGCAGGTATATTCATACAAATTTACAGCTCTTAGCAGCGGAACATATGAACTTGAGTTTGACGGTAAAGATCTTGCAAGCGGTTTGTATATTTACAGAATAAGTAATAATGTACATTCTATTGCAAAAAAGATGATATTATTAAAATAA